Proteins encoded together in one Miscanthus floridulus cultivar M001 chromosome 16, ASM1932011v1, whole genome shotgun sequence window:
- the LOC136513983 gene encoding uncharacterized protein — protein sequence MDTARPPHFDGTNFPYYKARMACHLEAVDLGVWRVTRDGMKPIKNPKKPTKSDEKEMHFNARAKNCFFESLSMYVFNQVFTLNTTHEIWLKLQELHDGTSNVREQKHCLAKQNYDSFTMNDDELVRDMYSRLNLIINELHSIGLLKLDDADIVRKIISVLPQKKYASIITILHNMEDLSNMTPGIAIGKLVAFEMSQKMGQEEASSSSKGKALACSEKKKMKGKQVETSSSSSSSSEDEEEDEDDDDDDEDSSDDQSSSSTSDLDEESIKVINKVEKMIQRLNVKGVPIQIQDFIFTNQRKEQRKRGCYGCGELGHFVEVCPNKPTPKTKKKACKNQALTSIRSWDDSSSEEEPHHKRRGRKHSSSSSSRVCLMARGNKSSSSSESDSDDDMPSYHELVQENLNYAKACTSQHKKLKSLKEKLDSSQKAYKTLLEQYENFANLNVELSTKIEKLETSATTNACTINDEQLLKKNEKLKEKLASSQEAYNSLLAKMETMCKHCDELTNKVANLEAVSTTPTKASKKKSSIFNMSKKDASTSCNDLCLDSPLCNQVCVEKVVVDTCTQEVAKENEQLKQEVACLTKDLTQVKGKAKQTQLHQDNTVKGVKKLDEGQTVVCYVCHKEGHKSYECKVKNGGGAKKKEKKQTSKLSNTYTNKVDKKAFTPYLLTKKKNDKVVAIKVNKQANNGVKHFWVPKEIISNMKSTKKDRKPRARSSYPRSSRSSSRCSHKK from the exons atggataccgctaggcctccgcactttgacggcactaacttcccatactataaagctagaatggcttgccaccttgaggcggttgatttgggtgtatggagagtcactcgtgacgggatgaaacccatcaagaatcccaaaaaacccacaaagagtgatgaaaaagaaatgcacttcaatgctagagctaaaaattgcttctttgaatcacttagtatgtatgtttttaaccaagtattcactttaaatacgacacatgaaatttggttaaaactccaagagctccatgacggcacaagcaatgtccgtgagcaaaaacattgtctagcaaagcaaaactatgattcctttactatgaatgatgatgagcttgttcgtgatatgtattctcgtttgaatctaattatcaatgagctccattctataggattattaaagctagatgatgcggacatcgtgaggaagatcatctccgtgctaccacaaaagaaatatgcaagcattatcaccatccttcacaacatggaggacttgagcaatatgaccccgggcatagccattggcaagttagtggcatttgaaatgtcacagaagatgggtcaagaagaagcttcttcatcaagcaaaggcaaagctctcgcttgtagcgagaaaaagaagatgaagggcaagcaagttgagacaagctcaagctcaagttcctcaagtgaagatgaagaagaagatgaggacgatgatgatgatgatgaagattcaagtgatgatcaatcttcctcctccacctctgatcttgatgaagaatcaatcaaagtgatcaacaaggtggagaagatgatccaaaggctcaatgtcaagggtgtgcccatccaaattcaagatttcattttcacaaatcaaagaaaggagcaaagaaagagaggatgctatggatgcggtgagttggggcactttgtggaagtttgtccaaacaagcccacacccaagacaaagaaaaaggcatgcaagaaccaagccctcacatcaataagatcatgggatgattcttcaagtgaagaagaaccccatcacaagaggcgaggccgcaagcactcatcatcaagctcttctcgtgtgtgccttatggcacgaggtaacaaaagctcttcctctagtgagagtgatagtgatgatgatatgccttcttatcatgaacttgtgcaagaaaatcttaattatgctaaagcttgcactagtcaacataagaagctcaaaagtttaaaagaaaagctagatagttcacaaaaagcatacaaaaccttgcttgaacaatatgagaactttgctaatctcaatgttgaactatctactaaaattgagaaactcgagactagtgcaacaacaaatgcatgcacaatcaatgatgagcaactcttaaagaaaaatgaaaaattaaaagaaaagttagctagctcacaagaagcatataatagtttgcttgctaaaatggaaaccatgtgcaaacattgtgatgagctaactaataaagttgctaatcttgaagccgttagcacaacccccaccaaggcatctaaaaagaaaagttctatctttaacatgtctaaaaaggatgcctctacttcttgtaatgatttatgtttagactcacctttgtgcaaccaagtttgtgttgagaaagttgttgtagatacatgcacacaagaggttgcaaaggagaatgagcaactcaagcaagaagtagcttgcctcaccaaggacttgactcaagtaaaaggcaaggcgaagcaaacccaacttcatcaagataacaccgtcaagggagtgaagaagcttgatgaaggacaaactgtggtttgttacgtgtgccacaaggaaggtcacaagtcctatgagtgcaaggtgaagaatgggggaggagcaaagaagaaggagaaaaagcaaacaagcaagctctccaacacctacaccaacaaggtggacaagaaggccttcacaccttatctcttgacaaagaagaaaaatgacaaggtggtggccatcaaggtgaacaagcaagccaacaatggggtcaaacacttttgggtgccaaaggaaatcatttcaaacatgaagagcaccaagaag gatcgcaaaccgagagcccggtcatcatacccgaggagctcgaggagcagctcgaggtgtagCCACAAGAAGTGA